A window from Lagopus muta isolate bLagMut1 chromosome 5, bLagMut1 primary, whole genome shotgun sequence encodes these proteins:
- the PRLHR gene encoding prolactin-releasing peptide receptor, which produces MADDKSREMMNSDNLTSQSFLSAIHSNASNLFSGLQFVQSFKPLIIPCYSLVVFIGVIGNYLLIYVICKTKKMHNVTNFLVGNLAFSDMLMCATCVPLTLAYAFEPRGWVYGRFMCYFVFLMQPVTVFVSVFTLTVIAVDRYYAMVYPFRRRLTIPVCAYILAAIWLLSCTLAAPALLHTYHAEFPELDFSICEEFWFHMKRDRLAYAYSTLIITYVLPLTVISLSYLRISVKLKNRVVPGNVTQGQAEWDRARRRKTFRLLVLVVAAFGVCWLPLHIFNVVKDIDISLIDKQYFNLIQLLCHWFAMMSACTNAFLYAWLHDSFRGELKKMFAWRKKKIGPTTNCIMASVVL; this is translated from the coding sequence ATGGCAGACGACAAAAGCAGGGAAATGATGAATTCGGACAATTTAACCTCCCAGAGCTTTCTCTCTGCAATTCATAGCAATGCCAGCAATTTATTCTCAGGGCTCCAGTTTGTTCAGTCCTTCAAGCCACTCATCATCCCCTGCTACTCCCTAGTAGTTTTTATTGGTGTCATTGGGAATTATCTTCTTATTTATGTCATCTGCAAAACGAAAAAAATGCACAATGTGACCAACTTTCTGGTAGGCAATCTGGCTTTCTCAGACATGCTCATGTGTGCAACCTGTGTGCCTCTGACTCTCGCATATGCCTTTGAGCCCAGAGGATGGGTGTACGGACGTTTCATGTGCTACTTTGTGTTCCTGATGCAACCCGTCACTGTCTTTGTGTCTGTCTTCACCTTGACTGTCATAGCTGTGGATAGGTATTATGCCATGGTGTACCCATTCCGGAGGAGGCTCACTATCCCTGTTTGTGCCTATATCCTGGCTGCCAtttggctgctgagctgcacctTGGCTGCCCCAGCCTTGCTCCACACTTATCATGCGGAATTCCCAGAGTTGGACTTCTCCATCTGCGAGGAGTTTTGGTTCCATATGAAAAGAGATCGCTTGGCTTATGCTTACAGCACTCTCATCATCACCTACGTGCTGCCTTTGACCGTCATCTCCCTGTCCTACCTGCGAATCTCAGTCAAGCTGAAAAACCGAGTGGTCCCAGGCAATGTCACACAGGGCCAAGCTGAATGGGACCGGGCAAGAAGGAGAAAGACTTTTCGCTTGCTTGTCTTGGTGGTGGCAGCCTTTGGAGTCTGTTGGCTGCCTCTGCACATCTTCAACGTGGTAAAGGATATAGATATCAGTTTAATTGATAAGCAGTACTTCAATTTAATCCAGCTGCTATGCCACTGGTTTGCCATGATGTCTGCTTGCACCAATGCCTTCCTCTATGCCTGGCTCCATGACAGCTTTAGGGGggagctgaagaaaatgtttgcctggagaaagaagaaaattggaCCCACTACAAATTGCATTATGGCCAGTGTGGTGCTGTAA